Proteins from a genomic interval of Corythoichthys intestinalis isolate RoL2023-P3 chromosome 3, ASM3026506v1, whole genome shotgun sequence:
- the ogfod2 gene encoding 2-oxoglutarate and iron-dependent oxygenase domain-containing protein 2 isoform X3 gives MSLSLTSADRTAVIKNTYRPLHPHVYNLQDTFLAPEFKHMVNYCQSHNVTIQNLSGMLVEEKAARVYRLTVFNKSFCEDLMEELEHFERSAAPKGRPNTMNNYGILLSELGFDEGLITPLREKYLHPLTSLLYPDCGGHCLDSHKAFVVKYDINEDLDLSYHYDNAEVTLNVSLGKDFTDGNLYFGDMRQVPLSETECSEIEHRVSEGLLHRGQHMHGALPISSGQRWNLIIWMRSSQERNKLCPMCNTKPALVEGEGFADGFTKHSSSLIADYCVLT, from the exons ATGAGTCTTTCTTTGACGTCTGCTGACAGAACCGCAGTCataaaaaacacatacaggcCTCTTCATCCTCATGTCTACAATCTGCAG gATACGTTCCTTGCACCAGAGTTCAAGCATATGGTCAATTATTGTCAAAGTCACAATGTCACAATCCAGAATCTGTCTGGCATGTTGGTAGAagaaaaag cggccCGAGTTTATCGCTTGACAGTCTTCAACAAGAGCTTCTGCGAGGATCTGATGGAAGAACTGGAGCACTTTGAGCGTTCTGCAGCACCCAAAGGTCGACCTAACACTATGAACAACTATGGG ATCCTCCTCAGTGAACTTGGCTTCGATGAGGGTTTAATCACACCTCTTCGTGAGAAGTATCTACACCCACTCACATCTTTGCTCTACCCAGACTGTGGAGGGCACTGTCTGGACAGTCACAAAGCCTTTGTTGTCAAATATGACATAAATGAAGACCTGGACCTCAGCTACCATTACGATAATGCAGAGGTCACGCTCAACGTCTCCTTGGGCAAGGACTTTACggatggaaacctttattttggtGACATGAGACAG GTGCCTTTAAGTGAGACTGAATGTTCGGAGATCGAACACAGAGTAAGTGAGGGCCTTCTCCACAGAGGCCAGCATATGCACGGAGCCTTGCCCATTTCTTCCGGCCAGCGATGGAACCTCATCATCTGGATGCGATCTTCCCAGGAGCGCAATAAACTTTGCCCCATGTGCAACACAAAACCAGCACTGGTAGAAGGGGAAGGCTTTGCGGACGGATTCACAAAACACTCCAGTTCACTCATCGCCGACTACTGTGTGCTCACCTGA
- the ogfod2 gene encoding 2-oxoglutarate and iron-dependent oxygenase domain-containing protein 2 isoform X2: MTDNIFLEDYKLHIRFKTEEQFREDYQGHLKRLGCVTEQQFEDILNKVSQEVDRRMSLSLTSADRTAVIKNTYRPLHPHVYNLQDTFLAPEFKHMVNYCQSHNVTIQNLSGMLVEEKAARVYRLTVFNKSFCEDLMEELEHFERSAAPKGRPNTMNNYGILLSELGFDEGLITPLREKYLHPLTSLLYPDCGGHCLDSHKAFVVKYDINEDLDLSYHYDNAEVTLNVSLGKDFTDGNLYFGDMRQVPLSETECSEIEHRVSEGLLHRGQHMHGALPISSGQRWNLIIWMRSSQERNKLCPMCNTKPALVEGEGFADGFTKHSSSLIADYCVLT; the protein is encoded by the exons ATGACCGACAACATATTCCTAGAGGACTACAAGCTTCACATTCGCTTTAAGACTGAGGAGCAGTTCAGAGAAGACTATCAAGGG cACCTGAAGAGGCTTGGCTGCGTTACGGAGCAACAGTTTGAGGATATCCTCAACAAG GTTTCACAGGAAGTGGACAGGCGAATGAGTCTTTCTTTGACGTCTGCTGACAGAACCGCAGTCataaaaaacacatacaggcCTCTTCATCCTCATGTCTACAATCTGCAG gATACGTTCCTTGCACCAGAGTTCAAGCATATGGTCAATTATTGTCAAAGTCACAATGTCACAATCCAGAATCTGTCTGGCATGTTGGTAGAagaaaaag cggccCGAGTTTATCGCTTGACAGTCTTCAACAAGAGCTTCTGCGAGGATCTGATGGAAGAACTGGAGCACTTTGAGCGTTCTGCAGCACCCAAAGGTCGACCTAACACTATGAACAACTATGGG ATCCTCCTCAGTGAACTTGGCTTCGATGAGGGTTTAATCACACCTCTTCGTGAGAAGTATCTACACCCACTCACATCTTTGCTCTACCCAGACTGTGGAGGGCACTGTCTGGACAGTCACAAAGCCTTTGTTGTCAAATATGACATAAATGAAGACCTGGACCTCAGCTACCATTACGATAATGCAGAGGTCACGCTCAACGTCTCCTTGGGCAAGGACTTTACggatggaaacctttattttggtGACATGAGACAG GTGCCTTTAAGTGAGACTGAATGTTCGGAGATCGAACACAGAGTAAGTGAGGGCCTTCTCCACAGAGGCCAGCATATGCACGGAGCCTTGCCCATTTCTTCCGGCCAGCGATGGAACCTCATCATCTGGATGCGATCTTCCCAGGAGCGCAATAAACTTTGCCCCATGTGCAACACAAAACCAGCACTGGTAGAAGGGGAAGGCTTTGCGGACGGATTCACAAAACACTCCAGTTCACTCATCGCCGACTACTGTGTGCTCACCTGA
- the ogfod2 gene encoding 2-oxoglutarate and iron-dependent oxygenase domain-containing protein 2 isoform X1, giving the protein MTCEEKIKPQFYICSCFMTDNIFLEDYKLHIRFKTEEQFREDYQGHLKRLGCVTEQQFEDILNKVSQEVDRRMSLSLTSADRTAVIKNTYRPLHPHVYNLQDTFLAPEFKHMVNYCQSHNVTIQNLSGMLVEEKAARVYRLTVFNKSFCEDLMEELEHFERSAAPKGRPNTMNNYGILLSELGFDEGLITPLREKYLHPLTSLLYPDCGGHCLDSHKAFVVKYDINEDLDLSYHYDNAEVTLNVSLGKDFTDGNLYFGDMRQVPLSETECSEIEHRVSEGLLHRGQHMHGALPISSGQRWNLIIWMRSSQERNKLCPMCNTKPALVEGEGFADGFTKHSSSLIADYCVLT; this is encoded by the exons ATGACATGCGAAGaaaaaataaaaccgcagttttATATCTGCAGTTGTTTCATGACCGACAACATATTCCTAGAGGACTACAAGCTTCACATTCGCTTTAAGACTGAGGAGCAGTTCAGAGAAGACTATCAAGGG cACCTGAAGAGGCTTGGCTGCGTTACGGAGCAACAGTTTGAGGATATCCTCAACAAG GTTTCACAGGAAGTGGACAGGCGAATGAGTCTTTCTTTGACGTCTGCTGACAGAACCGCAGTCataaaaaacacatacaggcCTCTTCATCCTCATGTCTACAATCTGCAG gATACGTTCCTTGCACCAGAGTTCAAGCATATGGTCAATTATTGTCAAAGTCACAATGTCACAATCCAGAATCTGTCTGGCATGTTGGTAGAagaaaaag cggccCGAGTTTATCGCTTGACAGTCTTCAACAAGAGCTTCTGCGAGGATCTGATGGAAGAACTGGAGCACTTTGAGCGTTCTGCAGCACCCAAAGGTCGACCTAACACTATGAACAACTATGGG ATCCTCCTCAGTGAACTTGGCTTCGATGAGGGTTTAATCACACCTCTTCGTGAGAAGTATCTACACCCACTCACATCTTTGCTCTACCCAGACTGTGGAGGGCACTGTCTGGACAGTCACAAAGCCTTTGTTGTCAAATATGACATAAATGAAGACCTGGACCTCAGCTACCATTACGATAATGCAGAGGTCACGCTCAACGTCTCCTTGGGCAAGGACTTTACggatggaaacctttattttggtGACATGAGACAG GTGCCTTTAAGTGAGACTGAATGTTCGGAGATCGAACACAGAGTAAGTGAGGGCCTTCTCCACAGAGGCCAGCATATGCACGGAGCCTTGCCCATTTCTTCCGGCCAGCGATGGAACCTCATCATCTGGATGCGATCTTCCCAGGAGCGCAATAAACTTTGCCCCATGTGCAACACAAAACCAGCACTGGTAGAAGGGGAAGGCTTTGCGGACGGATTCACAAAACACTCCAGTTCACTCATCGCCGACTACTGTGTGCTCACCTGA